The Miscanthus floridulus cultivar M001 chromosome 17, ASM1932011v1, whole genome shotgun sequence genome has a window encoding:
- the LOC136514991 gene encoding UTP--glucose-1-phosphate uridylyltransferase 3, chloroplastic-like isoform X2, with product MASRAPTPPAPPHLRLHAASLSSPRLPLPHTRAPRCRGGRSRLLSALPSPSPSPASRSQGVSTAPIDREPPGPAPAPPPPAQQPQPQPQPRRDPAIAAEVARLSAARERLRAARTLRDKLRVLDAEPRVAAFFGKESSRGVLGALEPREVLLLKCLVAAGQEHVLGRELDWYGGDGHHEHHHRNGARGGSALRDALYSLAGLVGKWTSEGVVGGEKGSEEMGVLPRLLKFLDNIEEFYDCIGGIIGYQIMALEFLSASKDHMHRPSKDKFVDFHVPSGLNLLEDKEYASQAALWGIEGLPELGEIYPIGGAGDRLGLVDSDTGESLPAALLPYCGRSLLEGLIRDLQAREFLHFKIFGGQCITPVAIMTSSVKDNHEHIIAICERLDWFGRGRDNFLLFEQPLVPVVNAEDGKWLVSKSLFPVGKPGGHGAIWKLAYDRGVLQWLQNCGRKGATVRQVSNVVAATDLTVMSLAGIGLRCNKKLGFASCERRPGATEGVNVLIEKQNLEGLWSYGITCIEYTEFEKYGIPEPTVTDSSQVSFPANTNILYVDLQAVEEVGSRKNASCLPGMVLNLKKAVSYVNHLGFECSAAGGRLECTMQNIADDFMNTYNYRCSKGIESELNTFIVYNERKRVTSSAKRKLKSEDRSLHQTPEGSLLDIMRNAHDLLSSCSIDIPMVKDNSEYMHSGPPFLIFLHPALGPFWDIIRQKFVGGSVSNGSELQIEVAEFLWKDVELDGSLIILADNIMGSTKKNKNGEQILHCGSRCGRCRLQSVKIVNEGINWTSPNNVYWKHDVERSESVKIILHGNAEFEAKDVVLKGNHVFEVPDGHRMCIIQDRAGFVVKLDLIRDELMDSGTWHWKYAVDGVHVKLNMVEL from the exons ATGGCCTCTCGCGCGCCCACCCCTCCTGCTCCTCCCCACCTCCGCCTCCACGCCGCGTCCCTCTCCTCGCCGCGCCTCCCACTCCCGCACACGCGCGCCCCGCGCTGCCGCGGCGGACGGAGCCGCCTCCTCTCCGCGCTGCCGTCGCCGTCCCCCTCGCCGGCCTCGCGCTCGCAGGGCGTCTCCACCGCGCCGATCGATCGCGAACCACCGggacccgcgcccgcgccgcctccCCCAGCtcagcagccgcagccgcagccgcagccccgCCGGGACCCGGCGATCGCCGCGGAGGTCGCGCGCCTCTCCGCCGCCCGCGAGAGGCTCCGCGCGGCGCGCACGCTCCGTGACAAGCTCCGCGTGCTCGACGCGGAGCCCCGCGTCGCGGCGTTCTTCGGCAAGGAGTCGAGCCGCGGGGTGCTGGGCGCGCTCGAGCCCCGCGAGGTGCTCCTGCTGAAATGCCTCGTCGCGGCAGGACAGGAGCACGTGCTCGGCCGTGAGCTCGACTGGTACGGCGGCGACGGCCACCACGAGCACCACCACCGCAACGGGGCGAGGGGTGGGAGTGCCCTGCGGGATGCGCTGTATAGCCTGGCCGGTTTGGTCGGGAAGTGGACCTCGGAGGGAGTGGTGGGTGGCGAGAAGGGGAGCGAGGAAATGGGGGTGCTCCCTAGACTGCTCAAGTTCCTTGACAACATCGAGGAGTTCTACGACTGCATTGGAGGCATCATCGG CTATCAAATTATGGCATTGGAGTTCCTTTCAGCCTCTAAGGATCACATGCACCGACCTAGCAAAGACAAGTTTGTTGATTTCCATGTTCCCAGTGGACTTAATTTGTTGGAGGATAAAGAATATGCATCTCAAGCAGCTCTGTGGGGAATTGAG GGTTTGCCAGAACTAGGTGAAATTTACCCAATTGGTGGTGCGGGTGATCGTCTTGGTTTAGTGGACTCAGATACTGGTGAATCCCTTCCTGCTGCGTTGCTCCCTTACTGTGGGAGATCTCTGTTGGAAGGGCTGATAAGGGATCTGCAG GCTAGAGAGTTTCTCCACTTCAAGATCTTTGGAGGTCAATGTATAACCCCAGTTGCAATCATGACTAGTTCTGTGAAGGATAATCATGAACATATAATTGCAATATGTGAAAGACTTGATTGGTTTGGTAGAGGCCGTGACAATTTCCTGTTGTTCGAACAG CCTTTGGTACCTGTAGTAAACGCCGAGGATGGTAAATGGTTAGTCAGCAAATCACTTTTTCCTGTTGGTAAACCTGGTGGTCATGGTGCTATTTGGAAACTTGCATATGATAGAGGTGTACTCCAATGGTTACAAAATTGTGGCAGAAAAGGTGCAACTGTACGCCAAGTCAG CAATGTGGTTGCTGCAACTGATTTGACCGTGATGTCATTGGCAGGAATAGGCCTTCGATGCAATAAG AAATTAGGTTTTGCATCTTGTGAGCGAAGACCGGGGGCTACTGAAGGAGTGAATGTCCTTATTGAGAAACAAAATCTTGAGGGGCTATGGTCATATGGCATCACTTGTATTGAGTACACTGAGTTTGAAAAGTATGGCATCCCAGAACCTACAGTAACTGACag TTCGCAGGTTAGCTTTCCAGCAAATACGAACATTCTCTATGTTGATCTACAAGCAGTAGAGGAAGTTGGATCTCGCAAAAATGCTAGTTGCTTACCAGGGATGGTGCTGAATTTGAAAAAGGCAGTATCGTACGTCAACCATCTCGGCTTTGAGTGTAG TGCTGCTGGAGGCAGGCTAGAGTGCACAATGCAAAACATTGCAGATGATTTTATGAACACTTATAACTACAGATGCAGCAAGGGAATAGAAA GTGAGCTTAACACTTTCATTGTATATAATGAAAGGAAAAGAGTCACTTCATCAGCTAAAAGGAAGCTGAAATCAGAAGACAGATCATTGCACCAG ACTCCAGAGGGTTCACTCCTTGACATTATGCGTAATGCTCATGACCTCCTTTCCAGTTGCAGCATAGATATCCCCATG GTTAAAGACAACAGCGAGTATATGCATTCTGGACCGCCATTTCTCATATTTCTTCATCCTGCTCTAGGCCCATTTTGGGATATCATACGACAAAAG TTCGTAGGTGGTTCTGTTTCTAATGGTTCAGAGTTGCAAATAGAGGTGGCTGAGTTTCTATGGAAAGATGTTGAG CTGGATGGAAGCCTTATTATTCTAGCTGACAACATCATGGGTTCAACCAAGAAGAACAAAAATGGTGAACAGATACTGCACTGTGGTTCCAG GTGCGGGAGATGCAGACTTCAAAGTGTTAAAATTGTGAACGAAGGGATCAATTGGACTTCTCCAAATAATGTCTATTGGAAGCATGATGTGGAGAGATCAGAATCTGTAAAGATTATTCTTCATGGAAACGCAGAATTTGAGGCAAAAGATGTAGTCTTGAAG GGTAACCATGTATTTGAAGTACCCGATGGTCATAGAATGTGCATCATTCAGGACAGAGCAG GTTTTGTTGTTAAATTGGATCTTATACGCGACGAACTGATGGACAGTGGAACCTGGCATTGGAAGTATGCAGTTGATGGCGTCCATGTAAAGTTGAACATGGTAGAACTATAA
- the LOC136514991 gene encoding UTP--glucose-1-phosphate uridylyltransferase 3, chloroplastic-like isoform X1, with translation MASRAPTPPAPPHLRLHAASLSSPRLPLPHTRAPRCRGGRSRLLSALPSPSPSPASRSQGVSTAPIDREPPGPAPAPPPPAQQPQPQPQPRRDPAIAAEVARLSAARERLRAARTLRDKLRVLDAEPRVAAFFGKESSRGVLGALEPREVLLLKCLVAAGQEHVLGRELDWYGGDGHHEHHHRNGARGGSALRDALYSLAGLVGKWTSEGVVGGEKGSEEMGVLPRLLKFLDNIEEFYDCIGGIIGYQIMALEFLSASKDHMHRPSKDKFVDFHVPSGLNLLEDKEYASQAALWGIEGLPELGEIYPIGGAGDRLGLVDSDTGESLPAALLPYCGRSLLEGLIRDLQAREFLHFKIFGGQCITPVAIMTSSVKDNHEHIIAICERLDWFGRGRDNFLLFEQPLVPVVNAEDGKWLVSKSLFPVGKPGGHGAIWKLAYDRGVLQWLQNCGRKGATVRQVSNVVAATDLTVMSLAGIGLRCNKKLGFASCERRPGATEGVNVLIEKQNLEGLWSYGITCIEYTEFEKYGIPEPTVTDSSQVSFPANTNILYVDLQAVEEVGSRKNASCLPGMVLNLKKAVSYVNHLGFECSAAGGRLECTMQNIADDFMNTYNYRCSKGIETISYLTGELNTFIVYNERKRVTSSAKRKLKSEDRSLHQTPEGSLLDIMRNAHDLLSSCSIDIPMVKDNSEYMHSGPPFLIFLHPALGPFWDIIRQKFVGGSVSNGSELQIEVAEFLWKDVELDGSLIILADNIMGSTKKNKNGEQILHCGSRCGRCRLQSVKIVNEGINWTSPNNVYWKHDVERSESVKIILHGNAEFEAKDVVLKGNHVFEVPDGHRMCIIQDRAGFVVKLDLIRDELMDSGTWHWKYAVDGVHVKLNMVEL, from the exons ATGGCCTCTCGCGCGCCCACCCCTCCTGCTCCTCCCCACCTCCGCCTCCACGCCGCGTCCCTCTCCTCGCCGCGCCTCCCACTCCCGCACACGCGCGCCCCGCGCTGCCGCGGCGGACGGAGCCGCCTCCTCTCCGCGCTGCCGTCGCCGTCCCCCTCGCCGGCCTCGCGCTCGCAGGGCGTCTCCACCGCGCCGATCGATCGCGAACCACCGggacccgcgcccgcgccgcctccCCCAGCtcagcagccgcagccgcagccgcagccccgCCGGGACCCGGCGATCGCCGCGGAGGTCGCGCGCCTCTCCGCCGCCCGCGAGAGGCTCCGCGCGGCGCGCACGCTCCGTGACAAGCTCCGCGTGCTCGACGCGGAGCCCCGCGTCGCGGCGTTCTTCGGCAAGGAGTCGAGCCGCGGGGTGCTGGGCGCGCTCGAGCCCCGCGAGGTGCTCCTGCTGAAATGCCTCGTCGCGGCAGGACAGGAGCACGTGCTCGGCCGTGAGCTCGACTGGTACGGCGGCGACGGCCACCACGAGCACCACCACCGCAACGGGGCGAGGGGTGGGAGTGCCCTGCGGGATGCGCTGTATAGCCTGGCCGGTTTGGTCGGGAAGTGGACCTCGGAGGGAGTGGTGGGTGGCGAGAAGGGGAGCGAGGAAATGGGGGTGCTCCCTAGACTGCTCAAGTTCCTTGACAACATCGAGGAGTTCTACGACTGCATTGGAGGCATCATCGG CTATCAAATTATGGCATTGGAGTTCCTTTCAGCCTCTAAGGATCACATGCACCGACCTAGCAAAGACAAGTTTGTTGATTTCCATGTTCCCAGTGGACTTAATTTGTTGGAGGATAAAGAATATGCATCTCAAGCAGCTCTGTGGGGAATTGAG GGTTTGCCAGAACTAGGTGAAATTTACCCAATTGGTGGTGCGGGTGATCGTCTTGGTTTAGTGGACTCAGATACTGGTGAATCCCTTCCTGCTGCGTTGCTCCCTTACTGTGGGAGATCTCTGTTGGAAGGGCTGATAAGGGATCTGCAG GCTAGAGAGTTTCTCCACTTCAAGATCTTTGGAGGTCAATGTATAACCCCAGTTGCAATCATGACTAGTTCTGTGAAGGATAATCATGAACATATAATTGCAATATGTGAAAGACTTGATTGGTTTGGTAGAGGCCGTGACAATTTCCTGTTGTTCGAACAG CCTTTGGTACCTGTAGTAAACGCCGAGGATGGTAAATGGTTAGTCAGCAAATCACTTTTTCCTGTTGGTAAACCTGGTGGTCATGGTGCTATTTGGAAACTTGCATATGATAGAGGTGTACTCCAATGGTTACAAAATTGTGGCAGAAAAGGTGCAACTGTACGCCAAGTCAG CAATGTGGTTGCTGCAACTGATTTGACCGTGATGTCATTGGCAGGAATAGGCCTTCGATGCAATAAG AAATTAGGTTTTGCATCTTGTGAGCGAAGACCGGGGGCTACTGAAGGAGTGAATGTCCTTATTGAGAAACAAAATCTTGAGGGGCTATGGTCATATGGCATCACTTGTATTGAGTACACTGAGTTTGAAAAGTATGGCATCCCAGAACCTACAGTAACTGACag TTCGCAGGTTAGCTTTCCAGCAAATACGAACATTCTCTATGTTGATCTACAAGCAGTAGAGGAAGTTGGATCTCGCAAAAATGCTAGTTGCTTACCAGGGATGGTGCTGAATTTGAAAAAGGCAGTATCGTACGTCAACCATCTCGGCTTTGAGTGTAG TGCTGCTGGAGGCAGGCTAGAGTGCACAATGCAAAACATTGCAGATGATTTTATGAACACTTATAACTACAGATGCAGCAAGGGAATAGAAA CTATTTCATATTTAACAGGTGAGCTTAACACTTTCATTGTATATAATGAAAGGAAAAGAGTCACTTCATCAGCTAAAAGGAAGCTGAAATCAGAAGACAGATCATTGCACCAG ACTCCAGAGGGTTCACTCCTTGACATTATGCGTAATGCTCATGACCTCCTTTCCAGTTGCAGCATAGATATCCCCATG GTTAAAGACAACAGCGAGTATATGCATTCTGGACCGCCATTTCTCATATTTCTTCATCCTGCTCTAGGCCCATTTTGGGATATCATACGACAAAAG TTCGTAGGTGGTTCTGTTTCTAATGGTTCAGAGTTGCAAATAGAGGTGGCTGAGTTTCTATGGAAAGATGTTGAG CTGGATGGAAGCCTTATTATTCTAGCTGACAACATCATGGGTTCAACCAAGAAGAACAAAAATGGTGAACAGATACTGCACTGTGGTTCCAG GTGCGGGAGATGCAGACTTCAAAGTGTTAAAATTGTGAACGAAGGGATCAATTGGACTTCTCCAAATAATGTCTATTGGAAGCATGATGTGGAGAGATCAGAATCTGTAAAGATTATTCTTCATGGAAACGCAGAATTTGAGGCAAAAGATGTAGTCTTGAAG GGTAACCATGTATTTGAAGTACCCGATGGTCATAGAATGTGCATCATTCAGGACAGAGCAG GTTTTGTTGTTAAATTGGATCTTATACGCGACGAACTGATGGACAGTGGAACCTGGCATTGGAAGTATGCAGTTGATGGCGTCCATGTAAAGTTGAACATGGTAGAACTATAA
- the LOC136514991 gene encoding UTP--glucose-1-phosphate uridylyltransferase 3, chloroplastic-like isoform X3 produces the protein MASRAPTPPAPPHLRLHAASLSSPRLPLPHTRAPRCRGGRSRLLSALPSPSPSPASRSQGVSTAPIDREPPGPAPAPPPPAQQPQPQPQPRRDPAIAAEVARLSAARERLRAARTLRDKLRVLDAEPRVAAFFGKESSRGVLGALEPREVLLLKCLVAAGQEHVLGRELDWYGGDGHHEHHHRNGARGGSALRDALYSLAGLVGKWTSEGVVGGEKGSEEMGVLPRLLKFLDNIEEFYDCIGGIIGYQIMALEFLSASKDHMHRPSKDKFVDFHVPSGLNLLEDKEYASQAALWGIEGLPELGEIYPIGGAGDRLGLVDSDTGESLPAALLPYCGRSLLEGLIRDLQAREFLHFKIFGGQCITPVAIMTSSVKDNHEHIIAICERLDWFGRGRDNFLLFEQPLVPVVNAEDGKWLVSKSLFPVGKPGGHGAIWKLAYDRGVLQWLQNCGRKGATVRQVSNVVAATDLTVMSLAGIGLRCNKKLGFASCERRPGATEGVNVLIEKQNLEGLWSYGITCIEYTEFEKYGIPEPTVTDSSQVSFPANTNILYVDLQAVEEVGSRKNASCLPGMVLNLKKAVSYVNHLGFECSAAGGRLECTMQNIADDFMNTYNYRCSKGIETISYLTGELNTFIVYNERKRVTSSAKRKLKSEDRSLHQTPEGSLLDIMRNAHDLLSSCSIDIPMFVGGSVSNGSELQIEVAEFLWKDVELDGSLIILADNIMGSTKKNKNGEQILHCGSRCGRCRLQSVKIVNEGINWTSPNNVYWKHDVERSESVKIILHGNAEFEAKDVVLKGNHVFEVPDGHRMCIIQDRAGFVVKLDLIRDELMDSGTWHWKYAVDGVHVKLNMVEL, from the exons ATGGCCTCTCGCGCGCCCACCCCTCCTGCTCCTCCCCACCTCCGCCTCCACGCCGCGTCCCTCTCCTCGCCGCGCCTCCCACTCCCGCACACGCGCGCCCCGCGCTGCCGCGGCGGACGGAGCCGCCTCCTCTCCGCGCTGCCGTCGCCGTCCCCCTCGCCGGCCTCGCGCTCGCAGGGCGTCTCCACCGCGCCGATCGATCGCGAACCACCGggacccgcgcccgcgccgcctccCCCAGCtcagcagccgcagccgcagccgcagccccgCCGGGACCCGGCGATCGCCGCGGAGGTCGCGCGCCTCTCCGCCGCCCGCGAGAGGCTCCGCGCGGCGCGCACGCTCCGTGACAAGCTCCGCGTGCTCGACGCGGAGCCCCGCGTCGCGGCGTTCTTCGGCAAGGAGTCGAGCCGCGGGGTGCTGGGCGCGCTCGAGCCCCGCGAGGTGCTCCTGCTGAAATGCCTCGTCGCGGCAGGACAGGAGCACGTGCTCGGCCGTGAGCTCGACTGGTACGGCGGCGACGGCCACCACGAGCACCACCACCGCAACGGGGCGAGGGGTGGGAGTGCCCTGCGGGATGCGCTGTATAGCCTGGCCGGTTTGGTCGGGAAGTGGACCTCGGAGGGAGTGGTGGGTGGCGAGAAGGGGAGCGAGGAAATGGGGGTGCTCCCTAGACTGCTCAAGTTCCTTGACAACATCGAGGAGTTCTACGACTGCATTGGAGGCATCATCGG CTATCAAATTATGGCATTGGAGTTCCTTTCAGCCTCTAAGGATCACATGCACCGACCTAGCAAAGACAAGTTTGTTGATTTCCATGTTCCCAGTGGACTTAATTTGTTGGAGGATAAAGAATATGCATCTCAAGCAGCTCTGTGGGGAATTGAG GGTTTGCCAGAACTAGGTGAAATTTACCCAATTGGTGGTGCGGGTGATCGTCTTGGTTTAGTGGACTCAGATACTGGTGAATCCCTTCCTGCTGCGTTGCTCCCTTACTGTGGGAGATCTCTGTTGGAAGGGCTGATAAGGGATCTGCAG GCTAGAGAGTTTCTCCACTTCAAGATCTTTGGAGGTCAATGTATAACCCCAGTTGCAATCATGACTAGTTCTGTGAAGGATAATCATGAACATATAATTGCAATATGTGAAAGACTTGATTGGTTTGGTAGAGGCCGTGACAATTTCCTGTTGTTCGAACAG CCTTTGGTACCTGTAGTAAACGCCGAGGATGGTAAATGGTTAGTCAGCAAATCACTTTTTCCTGTTGGTAAACCTGGTGGTCATGGTGCTATTTGGAAACTTGCATATGATAGAGGTGTACTCCAATGGTTACAAAATTGTGGCAGAAAAGGTGCAACTGTACGCCAAGTCAG CAATGTGGTTGCTGCAACTGATTTGACCGTGATGTCATTGGCAGGAATAGGCCTTCGATGCAATAAG AAATTAGGTTTTGCATCTTGTGAGCGAAGACCGGGGGCTACTGAAGGAGTGAATGTCCTTATTGAGAAACAAAATCTTGAGGGGCTATGGTCATATGGCATCACTTGTATTGAGTACACTGAGTTTGAAAAGTATGGCATCCCAGAACCTACAGTAACTGACag TTCGCAGGTTAGCTTTCCAGCAAATACGAACATTCTCTATGTTGATCTACAAGCAGTAGAGGAAGTTGGATCTCGCAAAAATGCTAGTTGCTTACCAGGGATGGTGCTGAATTTGAAAAAGGCAGTATCGTACGTCAACCATCTCGGCTTTGAGTGTAG TGCTGCTGGAGGCAGGCTAGAGTGCACAATGCAAAACATTGCAGATGATTTTATGAACACTTATAACTACAGATGCAGCAAGGGAATAGAAA CTATTTCATATTTAACAGGTGAGCTTAACACTTTCATTGTATATAATGAAAGGAAAAGAGTCACTTCATCAGCTAAAAGGAAGCTGAAATCAGAAGACAGATCATTGCACCAG ACTCCAGAGGGTTCACTCCTTGACATTATGCGTAATGCTCATGACCTCCTTTCCAGTTGCAGCATAGATATCCCCATG TTCGTAGGTGGTTCTGTTTCTAATGGTTCAGAGTTGCAAATAGAGGTGGCTGAGTTTCTATGGAAAGATGTTGAG CTGGATGGAAGCCTTATTATTCTAGCTGACAACATCATGGGTTCAACCAAGAAGAACAAAAATGGTGAACAGATACTGCACTGTGGTTCCAG GTGCGGGAGATGCAGACTTCAAAGTGTTAAAATTGTGAACGAAGGGATCAATTGGACTTCTCCAAATAATGTCTATTGGAAGCATGATGTGGAGAGATCAGAATCTGTAAAGATTATTCTTCATGGAAACGCAGAATTTGAGGCAAAAGATGTAGTCTTGAAG GGTAACCATGTATTTGAAGTACCCGATGGTCATAGAATGTGCATCATTCAGGACAGAGCAG GTTTTGTTGTTAAATTGGATCTTATACGCGACGAACTGATGGACAGTGGAACCTGGCATTGGAAGTATGCAGTTGATGGCGTCCATGTAAAGTTGAACATGGTAGAACTATAA
- the LOC136515081 gene encoding uncharacterized protein isoform X1, which produces MLKQQGLTGFGIVSSFLRRRVQPLKEREHLGFEYSGAEDPSRMVPALELTGEEVLERLQKMLKGVSVIPPAISEFSAINPPPAELGRNFVDPIPLDVLPAVAETGDRLAGTSAIIPRGPRSVPKRGRMDGSSSGLPVSKKPRKPSTPSGTPVVASMLLAGALVSLAEEEEDDEVPLIMRR; this is translated from the exons atgctgaaacagcagggtttgaccggctttggtattgtttcaagtttccttcgtcgccgggttcagcccctgaaagagcgggaacatctcggctttgagtattctggggccgaggatccttcgcgcatggtcccagctcttgagctgaccggtgaggaggtactcgagcgccttcagaagatgctgaaaggagtgagcgtcattcctcctgccatctctgagttctcggccatcaacccgcccccagct gagcttgggcggaactttgtcgatccgatcccccttgatgttctccctgccgtggcggagactggggatcgcctagctggtacttctgcaatta tccctcgcggtcctcgcagtgtcccgaagagggggcgaatggacgggtcttcatctggcttgcctgtctccaagaagcctcgcaaaccaagtactccctcaggtactccagttgttgctagcatgctcttag caggtgctctggtttcgttggctgaggaagaagaggatgatgaagtccccctcatcatgcggcggtga
- the LOC136515081 gene encoding uncharacterized protein isoform X3, with protein sequence MLKQQGLTGFGIVSSFLRRRVQPLKEREHLGFEYSGAEDPSRMVPALELTGEEVLERLQKMLKGVSVIPPAISEFSAINPPPAELGRNFVDPIPLDVLPAVAETGDRLAGTSAIIPRGPRSVPKRGRMDGSSSGLPVSKKPRKPSTPSGALVSLAEEEEDDEVPLIMRR encoded by the exons atgctgaaacagcagggtttgaccggctttggtattgtttcaagtttccttcgtcgccgggttcagcccctgaaagagcgggaacatctcggctttgagtattctggggccgaggatccttcgcgcatggtcccagctcttgagctgaccggtgaggaggtactcgagcgccttcagaagatgctgaaaggagtgagcgtcattcctcctgccatctctgagttctcggccatcaacccgcccccagct gagcttgggcggaactttgtcgatccgatcccccttgatgttctccctgccgtggcggagactggggatcgcctagctggtacttctgcaatta tccctcgcggtcctcgcagtgtcccgaagagggggcgaatggacgggtcttcatctggcttgcctgtctccaagaagcctcgcaaaccaagtactccctcag gtgctctggtttcgttggctgaggaagaagaggatgatgaagtccccctcatcatgcggcggtga
- the LOC136514987 gene encoding GDSL esterase/lipase At2g31550-like — MARALAAAVAFSLAALLLASTLATAAPTSGIPAVFAFGDSTLDPGNNNGLATLVRADHAPYGCGFPGAAATGRFSDGKLITDYIVESLGVKDVLPAYRDSGLTVAEASTGVSFASGGSGLDDLTAQAAMVSTFGSQIGDFQDLLGKIGMPQAAEIASRSLYVISAGTNDVTMNYFILPVRTVSFPTIDQYSDYLIGRLQGYIQSLYNLGARNFMVSGLPPVGCLPVTRSLNLASGGGSVANQNAAAERYNAALQQMLTKLEAASPGATLAYVDVYTPLMDMVTQPQKYGFTETSQGCCGNGLLAMGALCTSALPQCRSPAQFMFFDSVHPTQATYKALADHIVQSHIPQS, encoded by the exons ATGGCGCGAGCCCTGGCAGCAGCCGTCGCGTTCTCCCTCGCCGCCTTGCTCCTCGCTTCGACTCTGGCCACCGCAGCGCCGACGAGCGGCATCCCGGCCGTGTTCGCGTTCGGGGACTCGACGCTGGACCCGGGGAACAACAACGGCCTGGCCACGCTGGTGCGCGCGGACCACGCACCCTACGGCTGCGGCTTCCCGGGGGCCGCGGCCACGGGCCGGTTCTCGGACGGCAAGCTCATCACCGACTACATCGTGGAGTCGCTCGGTGTCAAGGACGTCCTCCCGGCGTACCGCGACAGCGGCCTCACCGTCGCGGAGGCCTCCACGGGGGTCAGCTTCGCGTCGGGCGGGTCCGGCCTCGACGACCTGACCGCGCAGGCCGCCATGGTGTCCACGTTCGGCTCGCAGATCGGCGACTTCCAGGACCTGCTCGGCAAGATCGGAATGCCCCAGGCCGCCGAGATCGCCAGCAGGTCGCTGTACGTGATCTCCGCCGGCACCAACGACGTCACCATGAACTACTTCATCCTGCCAGTCCGGACCGTCAGCTTCCCCACCATCGACCAGTACAGTGACTACCTCATCGGCAGGCTCCAGGGATACATTCAG AGCCTGTACAATCTGGGAGCCCGGAACTTCATGGTGTCCGGCCTGCCGCCGGTGGGGTGCCTGCCGGTGACGAGGAGTCTCAATCTGGCGTCGGGAGGAGGCTCCGTCGCCAACCAGAACGCGGCCGCGGAGCGGTACAACGCGGCGCTGCAGCAGATGCTGACCAAGCTGGAGGCCGCGTCCCCCGGCGCCACGCTTGCGTACGTCGACGTGTACACCCCGTTGATGGACATGGTCACGCAGCCCCAGAAATATG GTTTCACCGAGACGAGCCAAGGCTGCTGCGGGAACGGTCTGCTGGCGATGGGGGCGCTGTGCACCAGCGCGCTGCCGCAGTGCCGGTCTCCGGCGCAGTTCATGTTCTTCGACTCGGTGCACCCGACGCAGGCCACCTACAAGGCGCTCGCCGACCACATCGTCCAGTCTCACATCCCGCAGAGTTAG
- the LOC136515081 gene encoding uncharacterized protein isoform X2 → MLKQQGLTGFGIVSSFLRRRVQPLKEREHLGFEYSGAEDPSRMVPALELTGEEVLERLQKMLKGVSVIPPAISEFSAINPPPAELGRNFVDPIPLDVLPAVAETGDRLAGTSAIIPRGPRSVPKRGRMDGSSSGLPVSKKPRKPSTPSAGALVSLAEEEEDDEVPLIMRR, encoded by the exons atgctgaaacagcagggtttgaccggctttggtattgtttcaagtttccttcgtcgccgggttcagcccctgaaagagcgggaacatctcggctttgagtattctggggccgaggatccttcgcgcatggtcccagctcttgagctgaccggtgaggaggtactcgagcgccttcagaagatgctgaaaggagtgagcgtcattcctcctgccatctctgagttctcggccatcaacccgcccccagct gagcttgggcggaactttgtcgatccgatcccccttgatgttctccctgccgtggcggagactggggatcgcctagctggtacttctgcaatta tccctcgcggtcctcgcagtgtcccgaagagggggcgaatggacgggtcttcatctggcttgcctgtctccaagaagcctcgcaaaccaagtactccctcag caggtgctctggtttcgttggctgaggaagaagaggatgatgaagtccccctcatcatgcggcggtga